The proteins below come from a single Carassius carassius chromosome 11, fCarCar2.1, whole genome shotgun sequence genomic window:
- the LOC132153082 gene encoding HSPB1-associated protein 1 homolog, translated as MASKPFTPEEARRIVQFLLTPAVLLNMTTDWPALHWTVEQLSACLTERLRFRIGKRTEDMAPLFETECSYIEATIKEFLSWTAKEDESLGGPFADYHCKEFWAYADYRYIAQLFQDKPAMFQDVLWSEFGFPGRDGRDGTLWIGTQGANTPCHLDSYGCNLVFQIQGRFCLFPDTGGTMWSQWIQ; from the exons atgGCTTCAAAACCCTTCACCCCAGAAGAGGCGAGGAGGATTGTCCAGTTTCTACTGACACCTGCTGTGCTTCTGAACATGACCACAGACTGGCCAGCATTGCACTGGACTGTGGAGCAACTGTCCGCTTGCCTTACAGAGAGACTTCGGTTCCGTATTGGGAAAAGGACTGAGGACatgg CTCCTCTTTTTGAAACAGAGTGTTCCTACATCGAAGCAACCATTAAAGAGTTTCTGTCCTGGACTGCCAAAGAAGATGAATCACTTGGTGGGCCATTTGCTGACTATCACTGCAAAGAATTCTGGGCTTATGCTGATTACAGGTACATTGCCCAGCTTTTTCAGGATAAACCTGCCATGTTTCAG GATGTGTTGTGGTCTGAATTTGGCTTTCCGGGCCGAGATGGACGAGACGGCACACTTTGGATTGGGACACAAGGTGCTAACACTCCATGTCATCTTGACTCTTATGGTTGCAATCTTGTTTTCCAGATCCAAGGCAG GTTCTGTTTGTTCCCAGACACTGGTGGCACTATGTGGAGTCAGTGGATCCAGTGA